AAAGCGAAATCTCAATTTTACAAAAGTACGTTACATTTCATCTTaagttatataataaatatatctaaatttgtaacataattataaaaacaaattggaTAGTTAATAGCCCCACCAAaccaatttgtttaaaaaagatAATTTGTATAATCTTAAAATGTATGAATCTGCGACATATGAAAAAAGTGGATTACTCCAGGATGGTAGGCCACACTTTTTTGAATCAAATAACTTGGCATACTTTGAAACTGGCCTatcttaaaacaaattaaacaagAGCTTCGCTATTCATAAGTCTCTACACTAtaccacataattttttatttatttgttattttttcaaaaaaattttaaaattttatttagttttattcttcttaaaataattgaagtcttctactaattattaatatatcacatatttagtaagagaataaaataaaaataataataaaaaaaataatatatggtatataaaacttatgaatataatttttcattaaacAATAATCAAGTCCTAATTGAAGTGGGCCTTAGTtgataaggttttttttttttttttttttaaatgtcatgTCGACTCGTGCAACGCGGAATAATCGCCTCCTGCTTGTATAAAAAACCCGTCACCGATTCCTTCACGGTTCGTGCGGTATTATTTTCCCGCCTCTCTTCCTCCCATTTCCCGCTCTGGAAAACCCTAAGCCCCCAAAAATGGGCCAGAAGCAGCAAGCCACCGCCGATCCCAACGCCGACCCCAAGAAACGAAGGCGCGTCGGCTTCTCCAACATCGGTGAGTTATCTCAGTTCCGATTATCTCATTTACGTGGTTTTGTTTCCATTCTTTGTTTTCGGAAGCAATTTCATCATTTTAGCTCATTTCCACTGTTTCTTTTGTGTTTGTACTCAGCAGATGCTGGAGTTGAGGCTAAGGAGTGCATTAAAATTTACCTGGGTATGATTGAATTATGGGTGTTAATTAAGAGTACTAGATTGATTTTGGTTTTAACATTTCTAGTAATGCAAGATTAGATTTTGTTTTTCGTTGACATTATATCCTGGTTGCATATGTAgttaaaaagaaatatgttcGGTTCTTGTCGTGGTTTGTATAAAAAAACTCGGGTATATAGAAGTAGAACTTAGCCAAAAAAAAAGTTGGATTTGGGGGTTAAATGCTCATGGGCATTGATTTTTTCGGTTTTTCTTAGTGAGATAATGCGGGACAATTAAAATGGTATGGATTTTGAAGattactttctttcatttatttttccctttattTTGGGTTGATGATTAATGTCCTCAATAGTCAACAGCAAAATCATGGCGAATAACAATAActtgattaatattattttttcttggacTGTTAAGTTAATGTTATCAAGGATTGAAAGCTACGATTTTATTAGCTGAGGTTCTTTGGGAATTAATGTGGTTTCTTGAGAACTTGGAATCTGATCTTGTTGAGCCCATCCTGCGCTGTGGAAGTGAGATATAAAGAGTCAGTTGGTGAAATGTCCGTCTGGGGATAAAGAATATAACCCTTCTATGGGCTTCGACTATTGTATTCAATGGAACTCGTGTTCATGGTTTCCTTGTATCTTTTTCTAGTTCCTAAATTGTAACTAGCTGTTCACGTTTCTATACTTCCTCAATACTTGGGTTACACCTATTTACTTGAGTAAATAAAGTCTCATTCTTACTCATCAAAACAAATATCATATCCCTATTATTTGTAATACTTTATATTGTTATCTTTAGAAATTTTCTCTGGGTTAGTTGCTTAGTCTAAAAAAATTGGTAATCTAAAACCTGTTAATGCTTGTGTTAACGTGGTAATTGATGCTTGTGCGCATAAACATGTGTATTTGTGCATGTTCAATAATCTTAATAGACTCTGATATTTTGTGGGGCGAATCAAGTTTAGATCCACTTCTTGAGGGCACTTTTTTAATGCTTTGAggttatttcttatttaaaagtGTTGGTTCTGGTAAGAAATTTTTCTTATGATAGGAAAGGGCTTTACATTTCCAGCTCTTGATGGAGATCCTTGCTAGTATATTTGGGTTCAAGGCATCCTCTCTGCCTATGAAATACCTTGCCTCCCTTTGGAAGCCTCTTTCAAGGCCAAGTCTATTTGGGATGGTGTGCTTGAAAAGATGGAGCACAAATTGACTAATTAGAAAAGGATGTATTTGTCTTATGGTGGAAAGGAAATTATGTAGCTCCCATACGTTTTAcataatttccttgtattgacttCTTTTAATTAGGCGTTTTCTTATGTACACGTACCGTGTATTTGGGCTACTCCTCttgtttttatcaataaaaatcTCGATTACttgtcaaaagaaaaaaaaaaaaaactgtaggGCAGAGAAATACCACCCTGGCATGGTTAATGCTCTTATGATAACAATCTTGATATTGCATCACCCTTGGTTCTTTACAATTCAAGCTTCCAATTCGTCCTTGTAACTTATCACATAAGCAACTCGAGATCAGATGTTTTGTCGATTTCCTccctaatttattttttcctttcattacaTGTTATCTTTCTTGTATTGGTTTGAACTTCATGTCTTCTTGCTGATATAATGATTGTTTGTGTCTTAGTTTCAAGAAAAGAGGAGGTGGATTCTGCAGGCAGTTTCTGCATCGACCCTATTGACTTGAGCAGCTTTTTTGATGAAGATGGGAAGATATATGGTTACCAAGGTTTAAAGgtaattaaaattttgcaattgtGGCATATTGAATCTTGCTGGTGAAAGATGAATGTAGTCAAACCAATGTTTTCCTTTTTAAGTATATAAGTAGAATGGTAAGTTCTCTACAAGGGCCCTTTCATTAATGCATCTTTTAATGCATTTTATGCAGATTACCATCTGGGTTAGCTGCATATCATTTCATGCATATGCCGACATTACATTTCAGAGCACAGCTGATGTAAGTATCCATGTCTGCTAGAATTGTTTTTGGATAAGCAAGAAAAAGTATATTAGTATAGGAACAATGGTCTACGAGATTCTAGGTTCTTCTTAGATTGAGTCAATATCTTTTACTTGAAGAATCGAAACTACTTTTACTCTTCATCCACATTTAATAATTGGTCTTGTTTGTTGGAAGGGAGGAAAAGGTATCACAGATCTGAAAGCTGCTCTTCAGGTATATAATAATTGTCTGCTTTTAATTATCGCTTCTCATTGTTCCCATAGATCTGCTGATCAGTTGGTCATTTTCTACAGAGAATGTTCGCCGAGACTATTATTGAGAATAAAGATGACTTTCTTCAGACTTTTTCAACAGAGACTAATCTTATTAGGTACCATTTCATGCTGCAAATTATATGTTcaatcctttttcctttttttttttttttttttttttttttttttttttttttctgcatgcAGTGTTTGGTTTTGGTTCCTTGTACTTTTATTTCCATCTTTTAATCTTTCACAGATCTATTATCTCAAGCGGGGAGATATTGAAGTACAAAGCCTTGAATGGGCACATCAACAATTCTAAGAGTCATTTGGAAGCAGCTAACTCAGATGTTGAGGTTCTTTTTGTATATCTTTGTGATTCATTCTCATGAACAAAATATAGTTGCTTGTCTAGAAGTCTGTAATCACAGCCGCTGAATGTGGTTTTTTGTCGACAATGGTGGTTGATACCTTATTGTTTCAATACCAAGATTTCCCAATGTCCAAATTATATGGCCTAAACCATTGAGAGGTGACCATTATATTAGTAAAGTACTAGATTTACTTCTGTGGTAAAAGCAAAGCTGCTCTTCTTCAATGCATTTTTTCAGAAGATTTTTGCATTCCCTGGTTTTTGTTTTGTCAGTTGGTTACTGTGCAGATTTTAAAAATGTTAGGTTATGCGCAGCCATCCCATAAAGACATTTAAAATACTGACAGTTTCTATTTCCAGTTCCCTCCAATGATTGCGACTTCTATTTTTTCCTTGTTAATTTTCTTAACACCTTTTTTGGGTTGGGAGGGGTTGGGGGGTGAGGGGGGAATGCCAATATTGACAGTTGACCTCAATcatgtagatgtttttgtttctaGATGATATATAtgctaggggtgaaaaccgatgGCATCGGCACAGTTTCGGTCCAAAATTGATGCCGCACCAACAGATTTCTCAAGTGTTTAGGACCGGCCAATTAAGGGGGAGCAAACCGGAAGTCTTGGTGTTGGCGTGATTCCGGTCGGTTCTTCACTTTTCCGTTGGTGACGATGTGAATGAGGAGGTGAGCGGAGGGCATTGGGGCTACATGTGATTGTGTGAGAGATATTCCGAAGAAAGAAGAatcaggaagaagaagaagaagaagagggatgGGAGGGGGTGTGGTTATTAAACCCTACTCGAAACAACGCCCGCCGTttcatataagttttttttataaatgtcaGGTCTAAAACGACGCTGTTTACTCACTTAAGTGAAATGGCGtcgttttatatatgtataatatatataataggccAGTTTGGCAGTTTGAACTAGGTTCAAACCGAGACCGAACCAGCTGACGtcggttttcatatttttttgccTCCGGCCGACCCATTCTCTgtcggtttggtccggtttgcGTCGGTGACGGCCAGTGTGGTTGTTTTTGTATATCCGTAATATATACACCTAATGTGTCCCTTTGTATTGTTATGATACCAGCCTGCCCTGGTACAcaaaaatatctatttattttttatgtcatgGAATCTCAGCCTCGCAATGCCTTTCAGACCAACCCCAAGGAGTAAACCCCTTATGCATGATTCTACTTGCCAGAACTCATCAGTTAATCCAGGGTAACCCCAAGTGCAGAATTGAACCTGAGATGTTTGAGTTCACAGCTCATCTCAAGTCTGCTCTTTGACCACTAGGCTGCATCCTGAAGAGTAGTGCATATAGAAAAGCAATTGTCTTTTTGTTGTTTACCTTGTGATCAGTATCACATCAAGGTGCACTTGTGGGGAACTCCTTgtcgagggcctgtgcacccctaGGATGAGTCGGGACGTTGTTCCTGGACACTTGATGCCAATAAAAGAAAGTATCACATCAAAAAGGACTTCGGAATGGCCATTTCATTTCATGCTTCTGTTTGCACGTGTATATCTAGGCCTGTTTATTCGAGACTAAGTACCATAGTTAATGTGCTTTCCTGGGTCAGGTTGTCCGAATGGTAGTGGGCAGTACAGCTGCTGGGCACCTTTATAGTTGCTTGatacctcttgttcttcttcttgttgACGGTAATGCTCTTGCTCATCTTGGCTGTTGCAACCTTTGAACTATTTTTTTGACAGTATAGCTTCAGGTTTTAATGGTGCTATTTTCTGAATTAGGTAGCAGCCCTATTGATGTTATTGATCCACGATGGGAGTTGTATGTCTTGATTCAGAAGAAACCTGATCAGCAGGGCGAGATTCAATGCAGATTGCTTGGTTTTACAGCCGTTTATCGTTTTTTCCATTATCCAGAAAGTTCTCGCTTGCGACTTAGTCAGGTTTGCTCTTCTTTATTGTCGTTAATCAAATCTTGCCTTGCTTGATACAGAGAATCCAATTTTGGTGCCCTTATGTGAGTGGGATTTGTACTTCACTGGATCATCTATTTAGCATTCATTGAGATTTCGCTTGTTGCAGATATTGGTATTACCTCCTTACCAACATAAAGGCTATGGCCGTTACCTTCTGGAGGTGCTAAATGATGTTGCAGTGTCTGAAGATGTTTACGACTTGACAGTTGAAGAGCCACTAGACCACTTCCAGCACGTGCGAACTTGTGTTGACATCCCACGCTTGCTTGTTTTTGACCCGATCCAGCATGCAGTTAGTTCAGCTGTTTCACGCATGAAGGAAGGGAAACTGTCAAAGAAAATCCACATCCCTCGGTTCATGCCACCTCCAAGTGTCATTGAAGATGTTAGGAAAAGTTTGAAGATTAACAAAAAACAGTTTCTCAAGTGTTGGGAGGTTTTAATGTATCTTGCCCTTGATCCTGTTGACAAGTACATGGAAGATTATGTGAGCGTCATTTCTAAACGTGTGAAGGATGATATTATTGGGAAAGATTCTGGGACTGCTGGAAAGCGACTAATTGAAGTTCCAGGTGATTATGATCAGGAGATGTCGTTTGTAATGTGTAGGTCTCAGGCTGGTGAAGCTAGTAGCGTTCAGATGGATGAAAATGAGACAACTCAAGAAGAGCAGCTCCAGCAATTAGTCGATGAGAGGGTCAAAGAAATCAAGTTAATTGCACAGAAGGTATCTTTGCATTGAGTGAATCGGGGCTGAGCCATTCTAGTGAACCATCTGTGAAGTTCCTAAGTATTATCAAATGATGCAATCATACGAGAGGTCTCAGTGATGCTATTCATTTTTAAGAACGGAAGATTTTCTATAGATTATTAGGCTGTACTTGGAAGTTCTAACTTATgttgatttagaaaatttattaaaatattcgcTGAATTCGAGCATCTAAAGTGCTATTGTTGTTGTGGTTAGGATGTATTCTATATGAATTGCGCTACACTTATTAACTCCAAAGCGAGTAGTGAACCCATTTGCCAGTTTTTCCCCAAGGGACACCAGCTGCATCCATCATCTTTACTTTAAATTGATGGTTTCCAGTATATCTTTAACCATCGGCCAAAAGCTTAATTTTTGTGAAATGTTTAAAGCATTCTAGTCATATTCACATCTGCCTCAGTTGTAGAGGATATGCTTGATGCTAGGACTTATATTGGATGGTGAGATGTAGAGAAAAAATTGAGACATTGGGAATGTAAGTTTTGAAGATTTCTGTGAAAAGGTCCAGTTCTAGTTTAGTTCCCAATCAGCCTCTCTACTTCATTGTGTTATGTCGATGCAATTCCCCAATAATTTTGATAAA
This is a stretch of genomic DNA from Carya illinoinensis cultivar Pawnee chromosome 3, C.illinoinensisPawnee_v1, whole genome shotgun sequence. It encodes these proteins:
- the LOC122304399 gene encoding histone acetyltransferase type B catalytic subunit isoform X1, with the protein product MGQKQQATADPNADPKKRRRVGFSNIADAGVEAKECIKIYLVSRKEEVDSAGSFCIDPIDLSSFFDEDGKIYGYQGLKITIWVSCISFHAYADITFQSTADGGKGITDLKAALQRMFAETIIENKDDFLQTFSTETNLIRSIISSGEILKYKALNGHINNSKSHLEAANSDVEVVRMVVGSTAAGHLYSCLIPLVLLLVDGSSPIDVIDPRWELYVLIQKKPDQQGEIQCRLLGFTAVYRFFHYPESSRLRLSQILVLPPYQHKGYGRYLLEVLNDVAVSEDVYDLTVEEPLDHFQHVRTCVDIPRLLVFDPIQHAVSSAVSRMKEGKLSKKIHIPRFMPPPSVIEDVRKSLKINKKQFLKCWEVLMYLALDPVDKYMEDYVSVISKRVKDDIIGKDSGTAGKRLIEVPGDYDQEMSFVMCRSQAGEASSVQMDENETTQEEQLQQLVDERVKEIKLIAQKVSLH
- the LOC122304399 gene encoding histone acetyltransferase type B catalytic subunit isoform X2, whose translation is MGQKQQATADPNADPKKRRRVGFSNIDAGVEAKECIKIYLVSRKEEVDSAGSFCIDPIDLSSFFDEDGKIYGYQGLKITIWVSCISFHAYADITFQSTADGGKGITDLKAALQRMFAETIIENKDDFLQTFSTETNLIRSIISSGEILKYKALNGHINNSKSHLEAANSDVEVVRMVVGSTAAGHLYSCLIPLVLLLVDGSSPIDVIDPRWELYVLIQKKPDQQGEIQCRLLGFTAVYRFFHYPESSRLRLSQILVLPPYQHKGYGRYLLEVLNDVAVSEDVYDLTVEEPLDHFQHVRTCVDIPRLLVFDPIQHAVSSAVSRMKEGKLSKKIHIPRFMPPPSVIEDVRKSLKINKKQFLKCWEVLMYLALDPVDKYMEDYVSVISKRVKDDIIGKDSGTAGKRLIEVPGDYDQEMSFVMCRSQAGEASSVQMDENETTQEEQLQQLVDERVKEIKLIAQKVSLH